One Flagellimonas sp. CMM7 genomic region harbors:
- the rpsA gene encoding 30S ribosomal protein S1 — protein MAEEKANVEVEETTAAVQEVKEETPKQDPKEYLENFDWEKYEEGIERVDDTKLKEFEALVEENFVDTADEEVVQGKVVHMTDREAIIDINAKSEGVISLNEFRYNPDLKVGDKVEVLIDIREDKTGQLVLSHRKARTIMAWDRVNAAHDKEEIVQGFVKCRTKGGMIVDVFGIEAFLPGSQIDVKPIRDYDQYVGKTMEFKVVKINHEFKNVVVSHKALIEADIEEQKKEIIGQLEKGQVLEGIVKNVTSYGVFIDLGGVDGLIHITDLSWSRINHPNEVVELDQKMNVVILDFDDNKSRIQLGLKQLEKHPWDALGDEIKIGDKVKGKVVVIADYGAFIEVAEGVEGLIHVSEMSWSTHLRSAQDFVSVGDEVEAVVLTLDREDRKMSLGIKQLTPDPWTDITSKYPVGSRHKGIVRNFTNFGVFVEMEEGIDGLIYISDLSWTKKIKHPSEFVAVGDTLEVEVLELDVEGRKLSLGHKQTTENPWDKYSAEFAEGTIHKAAISEVVDKGATVNFNEDIVGFVPSRHMEKEDGKKIGKGEEVEFKIIEFNKDFKRVVASHTAIFREQEERNVSTAKRKSAAAAEEAKTTLGDANSQLQALKDKMEADSKK, from the coding sequence ATGGCTGAAGAAAAAGCAAACGTTGAGGTAGAAGAAACTACAGCAGCAGTACAAGAAGTAAAAGAGGAAACTCCAAAACAGGATCCAAAAGAATATCTTGAAAATTTTGATTGGGAAAAGTACGAAGAAGGAATTGAGCGCGTAGATGATACAAAGCTTAAGGAATTTGAAGCACTTGTAGAGGAAAATTTCGTTGATACCGCTGATGAAGAAGTGGTTCAAGGAAAAGTTGTTCACATGACGGACCGTGAGGCTATCATTGATATCAATGCAAAGTCTGAAGGTGTTATTTCATTGAACGAGTTCCGCTACAATCCAGATCTTAAGGTTGGGGATAAAGTTGAGGTTCTTATAGATATCCGTGAAGACAAGACGGGTCAATTGGTATTGTCTCACAGAAAGGCAAGAACAATTATGGCTTGGGACAGAGTTAATGCTGCCCATGACAAAGAAGAAATTGTTCAAGGTTTTGTAAAATGCAGAACCAAAGGAGGTATGATTGTAGATGTATTTGGAATTGAGGCGTTCTTGCCAGGATCTCAAATAGATGTTAAACCTATCCGTGATTACGATCAGTATGTTGGTAAGACCATGGAATTCAAAGTGGTTAAGATCAACCATGAGTTCAAAAACGTAGTAGTTTCGCACAAAGCGTTGATTGAAGCTGATATTGAAGAGCAGAAGAAGGAAATCATCGGTCAGCTTGAAAAAGGTCAAGTACTTGAAGGTATCGTTAAGAACGTTACTTCTTATGGTGTATTTATCGACCTTGGTGGTGTTGACGGATTAATTCACATTACAGACCTTTCTTGGAGTAGAATCAACCATCCAAATGAAGTTGTTGAGCTAGATCAGAAAATGAATGTGGTAATTCTTGATTTTGATGATAACAAATCAAGAATCCAACTAGGTCTTAAGCAATTGGAGAAACATCCTTGGGATGCTTTAGGTGATGAAATAAAAATTGGCGACAAGGTTAAAGGTAAGGTTGTGGTTATTGCTGACTACGGTGCCTTTATAGAAGTTGCTGAAGGTGTGGAAGGATTGATCCACGTTTCTGAAATGTCATGGTCTACACACTTGAGATCTGCGCAAGATTTTGTAAGCGTAGGTGATGAGGTTGAAGCAGTAGTACTGACTTTGGATAGAGAAGATCGTAAGATGTCGTTGGGCATTAAGCAATTAACTCCAGATCCATGGACAGATATTACTTCTAAATACCCTGTAGGTTCAAGACACAAAGGAATTGTTAGAAACTTTACCAATTTTGGTGTGTTTGTAGAAATGGAAGAAGGAATAGATGGATTAATTTACATCTCTGACCTTTCGTGGACCAAGAAAATTAAGCACCCATCTGAGTTTGTAGCTGTTGGTGATACTTTGGAAGTTGAAGTATTGGAATTGGATGTTGAAGGACGTAAGTTGAGTCTTGGTCACAAACAAACTACAGAGAACCCTTGGGACAAGTACTCAGCTGAATTTGCTGAAGGTACTATCCACAAAGCAGCTATTTCAGAAGTTGTTGATAAGGGAGCTACCGTTAATTTCAATGAAGATATTGTAGGATTTGTTCCTTCAAGACACATGGAGAAAGAAGATGGTAAGAAGATTGGAAAAGGTGAAGAAGTAGAATTTAAGATCATTGAGTTCAATAAAGATTTTAAACGTGTGGTAGCAAGCCATACAGCTATCTTTAGAGAGCAAGAAGAACGCAACGTTAGTACAGCTAAGAGAAAATCTGCAGCTGCTGCGGAGGAAGCTAAAACCACATTAGGCGATGCTAACTCTCAATTACAGGCGTTGAAAGATAAAATGGAAGCTGATTCTAAAAAGTAA